One Natronorubrum halophilum genomic window, TCACATACAGACACACTTATAAATATTTATAATTTGTAATATATATATATATGGAAATAATCAGTGGATATCCGTCAGAGACCCCTCGAACTACGGTTCGCTGAAATACCGGTCTGGTCTTCGCCAGTCCACTAACCCCACTGAAGAACGTCGGCACCGTCGGCACGCCGGCGTCGGTCCGTTCAGAACGTCGCTCTCTCACTGATCACCCGGTCAGTGTACCGGCACGAAACGGACCCTGATGTGGATCGGCACCTCGCTATCAACAGCCTTTGTGGCGGACGGTGGAGTCCGCACCGCCGTTAGTGAACCTCCCCAAAGAATATTAACTCCTCCCTTCGAACGTCTTCGTAATGAGTTCGATCGACTTCGCTAGCGTCAGAAAGGTGTATGACGAGAATATCGTCGCCGTCGATGGGTTCGATCTCACGATCAACAGCGGCGAGTTCCTGACACTCGTGGGTCCGAGCGGCTCCGGGAAGTCGACGCTGCTGCGAATGGTCGCCGGCCTCGAGGATATTACCGACGGGACGATATCGATCGGCGGCGAAACCGTCAACAAGCTTCCGCCGCGTCATCGCGACATCGCGATGGTGTTTCAGAGCTACGCGCTGTATCCTCACCTGAGCGTCCGCGAGAACATGGCGTTCGGTCTCAAACGCTCGACCGACCTACCCGACGAGGAGATCTACGGACGCGTCGAGGATGTCGCCCAACTCATGGGGATCCCGGAGTTGCTCGACGACCGACCGAAACAGCTCTCGGGCGGCCAGCAACAGCGGGTCGCGACCGGACGTGCGATCGTCAGAGAACCGGCCGTCTTCCTGTTCGACGAGCCGCTGTCGAACCTCGACGCGAAACTCCGAAAGCACATGCGAACCGAACTCCAGCGAATCCAGCAGGAACTCGACACCACGGCGATCTACGTCACGCACGATCAGGAGGAAGCGATGACGATGTCCGACCGGATCGCCATCCTCAACCACGGCGAACTTCAGCAAGTTGGGACGCCTCGAGACGTCTACAACCACCCGCAAAACCTGTTCGTCGCACAGTTCATCGGGAGCCCGTCGATGAACGTCTTCGACGTGCAGTACGAACCCGGTGACGAAAACGGACGACTCGTTGGAGACGTGACGCTCGAGATCGGCCCGGAGCAAGCGGCCCGGATCGAGAACGCGACCACCGACGAACTGAAACTCGGTATCCGGCCCGAAGACATCAGCGTCAGCCAAACCAGCAGCGAGGAACACATCGCC contains:
- a CDS encoding ABC transporter ATP-binding protein, producing the protein MSSIDFASVRKVYDENIVAVDGFDLTINSGEFLTLVGPSGSGKSTLLRMVAGLEDITDGTISIGGETVNKLPPRHRDIAMVFQSYALYPHLSVRENMAFGLKRSTDLPDEEIYGRVEDVAQLMGIPELLDDRPKQLSGGQQQRVATGRAIVREPAVFLFDEPLSNLDAKLRKHMRTELQRIQQELDTTAIYVTHDQEEAMTMSDRIAILNHGELQQVGTPRDVYNHPQNLFVAQFIGSPSMNVFDVQYEPGDENGRLVGDVTLEIGPEQAARIENATTDELKLGIRPEDISVSQTSSEEHIAAYVDIIEPLGGHDLLYFELEETDNFVSSDASTLGDDTAPEAEVNERKAFIEPESISEDAHEVFLNLNLEQAHVFDAETGLNVVYIDEQEQEVAPSV